From a single Pseudomonas serboccidentalis genomic region:
- a CDS encoding FMN-dependent NADH-azoreductase, translating into MKLLHIDSSILGDNSASRQLSSQVVNAWQAAEPAAVVTYRDLAADAISHFSSTTLVAAGTSAELRNAAQQHEAELSASTLAEFIAADAIVIAAPMYNFTVPTQLKAWIDRVAVAGQTFRYTEAGPEGLCGGKKVVIVSTSGGIHAGQASGIAHEEYLKLVLGFLGITDIEIVRAEGLSYGDEVRNNAMSAAQAKISEQLFAAA; encoded by the coding sequence ATGAAACTGCTGCACATCGATTCGAGCATTCTGGGCGACAACTCGGCTTCCCGTCAGTTGAGCAGTCAAGTCGTCAATGCCTGGCAAGCCGCCGAGCCTGCTGCCGTGGTGACCTACCGCGACCTGGCCGCCGACGCCATCAGCCACTTCTCGTCGACCACCCTGGTGGCGGCCGGCACCAGCGCTGAACTGCGCAATGCCGCACAACAGCACGAAGCTGAACTGAGCGCTTCGACCCTGGCTGAATTCATCGCCGCCGACGCCATCGTGATCGCCGCTCCGATGTACAATTTCACCGTGCCAACCCAGCTCAAGGCCTGGATCGACCGCGTCGCCGTTGCCGGCCAGACTTTCCGTTACACCGAAGCCGGCCCCGAAGGCCTGTGCGGTGGCAAGAAAGTGGTCATCGTCTCCACCTCCGGCGGCATCCATGCCGGTCAGGCGAGCGGTATCGCTCACGAAGAATATCTGAAGCTGGTACTGGGCTTCCTCGGCATCACCGACATCGAAATCGTCCGTGCCGAAGGCCTGTCATACGGTGATGAAGTGCGCAACAACGCGATGAGCGCTGCTCAGGCGAAGATCAG